A genomic stretch from Sphingobacterium sp. ML3W includes:
- a CDS encoding glycoside hydrolase family 88 protein → MKKRKTSLKTILLIASGLFALSFIDQKPNFIDASFNAAEKQYQFLAKEADKDHKFPRTLTPSGQLRGTDEWDWTGGFFPGSLWYIYNHTHNKETEKEAIKWTEALEKAKDLDQHHDIGFVMYCSYGTAIKYLKDQKKIADYKAILVHSANTALKRFNPQVGVIKSWNEKKSWDGKTLWKYPVIIDNMMNLEMLCYVSDLTGDPKYKDVAISHATQTMKNHFRTDYSTYHVVDYDASGKAIHQQTNQGYADNSTWARGQAWAIYGFTMMYRETKKPEFLKTAQAAAKFYMTHKNLPKDKIPYWDFNAGQQGYKSDADFSTLKLNYVPRDASAAAIVASALVELSTLTSGAESKSYLAFAKESLQTLSGAGYFAKYASNGGFLLKHSVGSLPHHSEIDVPLTYADYYYLEGLTRLEQLKK, encoded by the coding sequence ATGAAAAAAAGAAAAACCAGTTTAAAAACAATCCTTCTTATCGCTTCTGGGCTTTTTGCGCTCAGCTTTATCGACCAAAAGCCAAACTTCATCGATGCTAGCTTCAACGCTGCAGAGAAACAATATCAATTTTTGGCCAAAGAAGCTGACAAAGACCATAAGTTCCCACGTACATTGACTCCTTCCGGACAATTGCGCGGAACCGATGAATGGGATTGGACAGGAGGTTTTTTCCCTGGCTCACTATGGTATATCTACAACCACACACACAATAAAGAAACGGAGAAAGAAGCGATAAAATGGACCGAAGCACTCGAAAAAGCGAAGGACTTGGACCAACATCACGATATTGGTTTTGTCATGTATTGTTCCTATGGCACGGCAATTAAATACCTCAAGGATCAGAAAAAAATTGCCGATTATAAAGCCATCCTTGTCCATTCAGCCAATACCGCATTAAAGCGCTTTAACCCACAGGTCGGTGTCATCAAGTCATGGAATGAGAAAAAGTCATGGGATGGCAAAACACTTTGGAAATACCCGGTCATCATTGACAATATGATGAACCTAGAAATGCTGTGTTACGTTTCGGATCTGACAGGTGATCCTAAATATAAAGATGTGGCCATCAGTCATGCAACACAAACCATGAAAAACCATTTCCGCACAGACTATAGCACCTACCATGTTGTAGACTATGATGCCAGCGGAAAAGCAATCCATCAACAGACAAATCAGGGGTATGCCGATAATTCAACCTGGGCACGTGGACAGGCATGGGCTATCTACGGATTTACCATGATGTATCGGGAGACAAAAAAACCAGAGTTTCTCAAAACAGCACAGGCAGCAGCTAAATTTTACATGACCCACAAAAATCTTCCAAAAGATAAAATCCCTTACTGGGATTTCAATGCTGGACAACAGGGATATAAATCAGATGCGGATTTTTCAACGTTAAAGCTCAATTACGTCCCTCGTGATGCCTCAGCAGCAGCCATTGTCGCTTCGGCACTCGTTGAACTATCTACCTTAACTTCTGGAGCAGAAAGTAAATCCTATTTAGCTTTTGCCAAGGAAAGTCTACAGACACTATCAGGAGCAGGTTATTTTGCCAAATACGCAAGCAACGGAGGTTTCTTGCTCAAACATAGTGTTGGCAGTCTGCCCCATCACTCCGAAATTGATGTCCCTTTGACCTATGCAGATTATTATTATCTCGAAGGTCTAACTCGATTGGAACAACTCAAAAAATAA